A single Cupriavidus sp. D39 DNA region contains:
- a CDS encoding SDR family oxidoreductase, producing MNSLLGKTAVITGASSGIGKAIARRLAGEGSHVFIAGRGVERLQEVARTIEDAGGKASIGAFDLNDHGALQAFVAEAARRTGRLDIMVNAAGVHHPGTIADGRTSAWQAMFETNVIAMLVGSQAAIRAMRETASKGHIVTISSYAGEGNAYHVYGATKAAANSVCRALRQELADEPIRTVTIMPGAVATNFGRHFPPEFVNGMFKSVGISTEFKKGDVLSDTMLEALQSHASAIFASPDDIAGAVLYAVTQPHDLSVSEILVGPRKSFPNAA from the coding sequence ATGAACTCCCTTCTGGGCAAGACCGCGGTGATTACAGGTGCGTCATCCGGCATTGGTAAAGCGATCGCGCGTCGCCTCGCAGGCGAGGGTAGCCACGTCTTCATCGCCGGGCGCGGTGTAGAGCGTCTGCAGGAGGTCGCCCGGACGATCGAGGACGCCGGCGGCAAAGCAAGCATCGGTGCCTTCGATCTGAACGATCACGGCGCGCTGCAAGCTTTCGTCGCTGAGGCGGCCAGGCGGACCGGGCGCCTCGACATCATGGTCAATGCGGCAGGCGTCCACCATCCCGGCACCATTGCGGACGGCAGGACGTCGGCCTGGCAGGCGATGTTCGAGACGAACGTGATCGCCATGCTCGTCGGCAGCCAGGCCGCGATCCGCGCGATGCGTGAGACCGCAAGCAAGGGGCATATCGTGACCATTTCCTCGTACGCGGGTGAAGGCAACGCCTATCACGTCTATGGAGCGACGAAGGCGGCGGCCAATTCCGTCTGCCGGGCGTTACGCCAGGAACTCGCGGACGAACCGATACGCACGGTGACCATCATGCCAGGTGCGGTGGCAACCAACTTCGGGCGGCACTTTCCGCCTGAATTCGTCAATGGCATGTTCAAATCGGTCGGCATCTCAACCGAGTTCAAGAAGGGTGATGTACTCTCGGACACAATGCTGGAGGCACTTCAATCCCATGCTTCGGCAATCTTCGCGTCACCCGATGACATTGCCGGCGCTGTGCTATACGCCGTCACCCAGCCTCATGATCTCAGTGTCTCCGAAATCCTCGTCGGTCCGCGCAAGTCCTTCCCAAATGCAGCCTGA
- a CDS encoding EAL domain-containing protein: MRSIIGSLRSAFAYLSLDLLRRVEIRYRLMTAFILLSLIPILVSGYISYVESTAAIKEKAEIFSKEVVKQVSKNILLRMEQIETESSLLVLSDRVQGALTSVANGSAKEQSEARQEMTRLLLQHYGSADFINQKYLLDKHNRIMDTQAFAQLTRGVMRLVKQAPDHNGRPYWGSYDNGVGQQNLGMVRAIIGKSNNLQIGNLVLEIRPEHFSTILNDVALGSGTEIYVLDASNTKVIVRADGTSTNTGGTAEPGLINKIANNAPNEAQGGFVDFEGKRGGRYLAAYTRIPGTTWVVVSTIPEKKLTAEAQSARNEIVLVGISGFLLSIFLAYFISHSISAPLKELVRKMHDTGNDAGAEEEALAQEHTGAGGKDELGRLAQRFERMSAAIKQKIQKINEINASLEQTVIERTAELVTREQESRTLIENSPDTITRYGRDLRRTYANPAFCASAGCSLDESLGKRPSEILGGANALIYEKKIAETISSGRSAQLELRWVSRDGQEHCTHIRLTPEIDQSGSVNSVLAVGRDLSDRMAFEATIWKQANFDALTHLPNRQMFHSRLEHEARISHRSRQRMALMLIDLDRFKEVNDSLGHDTGDILLIEAARRIISCVRESDIVARLGGDEFTVILPNLDDTESIERIAKTIIHKLAEPFKLGADEAFISASVGVTLFPDDASELDVLFKNADQAMYAAKNAGRNRFSHFTPDLRVAAEKRLRLTSDLRAALPGGQFRVYYQPIVDLATGEIYKAEALIRWQHPERGTISPLDFIPLTEDTGLIVPIGDWVFKEAVHQARQWRGRFHPCFQISVNMSPMQIRQESLVCIQWSEYLIREGMPGQSVAIEITEGLLLDAELNEKLLTFRDAGIRISIDDFGTGYSSLAYLKRFDIDYLKIDRSFVQNLGFDGDNQALCEAMVMLAHKLGIKVIAEGVETTEQRDFLIKVGCDFAQGFLYSEPVPPDQFEALVWPNIEDRPGSQACATL, from the coding sequence ATGAGATCCATCATAGGCTCGCTGCGAAGCGCTTTCGCATACCTCTCGCTGGACCTGCTGCGCCGTGTCGAAATTCGTTACCGGCTGATGACCGCGTTCATCCTGCTTTCTCTGATACCGATACTTGTTTCGGGCTACATATCGTATGTGGAGTCGACCGCAGCGATCAAGGAGAAAGCGGAGATATTCTCGAAAGAGGTGGTCAAGCAGGTATCCAAGAACATCTTGTTGCGGATGGAGCAGATCGAGACGGAAAGCAGCCTCCTTGTACTCTCTGACCGAGTCCAGGGCGCGCTGACAAGCGTCGCAAACGGCAGTGCAAAGGAGCAGAGCGAGGCGCGCCAGGAGATGACCCGGCTGCTCCTGCAGCACTACGGATCGGCTGACTTCATCAACCAGAAATATCTGCTCGACAAGCACAACCGGATCATGGACACCCAGGCGTTCGCGCAACTGACTCGGGGTGTCATGCGCCTGGTCAAGCAGGCTCCCGATCATAATGGCCGCCCTTACTGGGGCAGTTACGACAACGGCGTTGGACAACAAAACCTCGGGATGGTGCGTGCCATCATCGGCAAGAGCAACAATCTGCAGATCGGCAATCTGGTTCTGGAAATTCGCCCCGAGCACTTCTCGACGATTCTCAATGACGTCGCCTTGGGGAGTGGAACGGAAATCTACGTGCTCGATGCCAGCAACACCAAGGTGATAGTCCGTGCCGACGGCACCTCCACGAACACAGGCGGGACGGCCGAACCTGGCCTGATCAACAAGATCGCTAACAACGCACCAAATGAGGCGCAGGGTGGTTTCGTCGACTTCGAGGGCAAGCGCGGAGGGCGCTACCTTGCCGCGTACACAAGGATTCCCGGCACGACATGGGTCGTGGTCAGCACAATCCCGGAGAAGAAGCTGACCGCAGAGGCTCAGTCCGCGCGCAACGAGATCGTTCTGGTTGGCATCTCGGGGTTCCTGCTTTCGATCTTCCTGGCCTACTTCATATCCCACAGCATTTCGGCACCGCTCAAGGAACTGGTGCGAAAGATGCACGATACTGGCAACGATGCAGGAGCCGAGGAAGAGGCGCTTGCGCAAGAGCACACCGGTGCAGGCGGCAAGGATGAACTAGGCAGGCTCGCGCAGCGTTTTGAACGAATGAGTGCGGCGATCAAGCAGAAGATCCAGAAGATCAACGAGATCAACGCCTCCCTTGAGCAGACTGTCATCGAGCGAACAGCGGAACTCGTCACCAGGGAGCAGGAGTCGCGAACGTTGATTGAGAACTCTCCGGACACGATCACCCGCTACGGCCGGGACCTCCGCCGCACATACGCCAATCCCGCTTTCTGTGCCTCGGCGGGGTGCAGCCTCGACGAATCGCTGGGCAAGCGGCCCTCAGAGATCCTCGGCGGCGCCAACGCGCTGATCTACGAGAAGAAAATAGCCGAAACCATTTCAAGTGGAAGAAGTGCGCAACTTGAGTTGAGATGGGTCAGCAGGGACGGACAGGAACATTGCACCCATATCCGCCTGACGCCAGAGATTGACCAGTCTGGCAGCGTGAACTCGGTGCTGGCTGTCGGTCGTGATTTATCGGATCGGATGGCATTCGAGGCGACGATCTGGAAACAGGCCAATTTCGATGCGCTGACCCATCTTCCGAATCGCCAGATGTTTCATAGCCGTCTCGAGCATGAAGCCAGGATATCGCATCGCTCACGGCAGCGCATGGCCTTGATGCTGATTGACCTGGATCGGTTCAAAGAGGTCAATGACTCCTTGGGACACGACACAGGCGACATCCTGCTGATCGAGGCCGCCAGGCGAATCATTTCGTGCGTGCGCGAATCGGACATTGTCGCTCGTCTTGGCGGCGACGAGTTCACCGTCATCCTGCCTAACCTGGACGACACCGAAAGCATTGAACGGATCGCCAAGACCATCATTCACAAGCTGGCCGAACCTTTCAAGCTCGGTGCGGATGAGGCCTTCATTTCCGCCAGCGTCGGCGTCACGCTTTTCCCCGACGACGCCAGCGAGCTTGATGTCCTTTTCAAGAATGCCGACCAGGCCATGTATGCGGCCAAGAACGCCGGGCGCAACCGCTTCAGCCACTTCACGCCCGACTTGCGGGTGGCGGCGGAAAAGCGCCTGCGTCTCACCAGCGATCTACGTGCCGCCTTGCCTGGCGGACAGTTCCGGGTCTACTACCAGCCCATCGTCGACCTGGCGACTGGGGAAATCTACAAGGCCGAGGCACTGATCCGCTGGCAGCACCCCGAACGCGGCACGATCAGCCCGCTGGATTTCATTCCGTTGACCGAAGACACCGGGCTCATCGTTCCGATAGGGGATTGGGTGTTCAAAGAGGCCGTGCACCAGGCCCGTCAATGGCGCGGCCGATTCCATCCGTGCTTCCAGATCAGTGTCAACATGTCACCGATGCAGATTCGCCAGGAAAGCCTGGTTTGTATTCAATGGTCCGAATATCTCATTCGGGAAGGGATGCCGGGGCAGAGCGTTGCGATTGAAATCACCGAGGGGCTGTTACTGGACGCCGAACTGAACGAGAAACTGCTGACCTTCCGTGATGCGGGGATTCGGATCTCGATCGACGACTTCGGCACCGGTTACTCGTCCCTGGCCTATCTCAAGCGCTTTGACATCGACTACCTCAAGATCGACCGTTCATTCGTACAGAACCTCGGCTTTGACGGCGACAATCAGGCGCTTTGCGAGGCAATGGTCATGCTAGCTCACAAACTGGGAATCAAAGTCATTGCCGAGGGGGTGGAGACGACAGAGCAACGCGATTTTCTCATCAAGGTGGGTTGTGATTTTGCCCAGGGATTCTTGTATTCCGAGCCGGTTCCGCCTGATCAATTCGAGGCATTGGTGTGGCCGAATATCGAGGATAGGCCTGGCAGTCAGGCTTGCGCCACGCTTTAG
- a CDS encoding alpha/beta hydrolase, which translates to MKTAGLVLWLGALLPSPALAALQDQFLYFPVKAELPELVAGGLRAWPSSQDFKGLVAEPAGPVRATAIVFHGNAGHAGNRKAYAAALAPLGLRVILAEYPGYGPRPGPLGEASLVADAEQIIAQAYCQYGAPLLVIGESLGAGVAAAAGARQRDKTAGLMLITPWDTLQHVAGYHYPWLPVSWLLRDRYDSAAHLALFDRPVVVVVAERDSIVPARFGVALHKGLVAPRQLRVVPGAEHNDWFERVDDGWWRDALRFLLKGSD; encoded by the coding sequence ATGAAGACCGCTGGACTTGTGCTATGGCTCGGCGCTCTTCTGCCTTCCCCTGCCCTTGCGGCTCTGCAGGATCAGTTTCTGTATTTCCCTGTCAAGGCGGAGTTGCCAGAGCTGGTTGCTGGCGGGCTAAGGGCCTGGCCGTCTTCGCAAGACTTCAAGGGGTTGGTTGCCGAGCCCGCCGGGCCGGTGCGTGCCACTGCGATTGTTTTCCATGGCAATGCCGGACATGCCGGCAACCGTAAGGCTTACGCCGCAGCGCTGGCGCCCTTGGGCCTGCGCGTGATTCTCGCCGAGTACCCCGGCTACGGACCGCGCCCGGGACCGTTGGGCGAAGCCAGCCTTGTGGCGGATGCAGAGCAGATCATCGCGCAGGCCTATTGCCAATATGGCGCGCCGCTGCTCGTGATCGGCGAATCGCTGGGGGCCGGCGTTGCGGCCGCGGCCGGAGCGCGCCAGCGGGACAAGACAGCAGGCCTGATGCTGATCACGCCATGGGACACGCTGCAGCATGTTGCCGGCTACCACTATCCCTGGCTGCCGGTGTCGTGGCTGCTGCGGGACCGCTACGACAGCGCGGCCCACCTGGCGTTGTTCGACCGGCCCGTGGTCGTGGTAGTTGCCGAGCGCGACAGCATCGTCCCGGCGCGCTTTGGCGTGGCATTGCATAAGGGGCTGGTAGCGCCTCGGCAATTGCGCGTAGTGCCTGGTGCCGAGCACAACGATTGGTTCGAGCGAGTGGACGATGGCTGGTGGCGCGATGCCCTTCGCTTCTTGCTCAAGGGTTCGGATTGA
- a CDS encoding ABC transporter substrate-binding protein → MCGCQQQDNASSSATVPAKTSITALIWAPDWPEEMLQIAAEFSKRNPDIRVNVQFMIGNSVEENIKPRIASGNLPDLVSVNPNAYAAELADQGILADVGATSAWNNMLAPLKADWTSRQSRRFGISGGVATTLIYYNKDMFAKAGIKELPANFHEFLMVCEQLKLAAFTPIMWNGGFPNMLGNGPFSFGFANNVVAREPAWKQKIGDGTLDLNTPQVADIFVRILLMAQRGFVQEAFMATDYDEGIRLFKEGKVAMAFHGSWAAGLLLHGNPFEVGVFIPPWNAPGKRVVPVIGSETGFAVGETPNKAAAMRFLEFITGEGFSIIQRKRQNIPQFKQVAGTLVSDQKIVDYTNLVSRYPVTASPYYSVLPSNSIERLHRLMQDVLIRKITPRQAARLLDESVKNEAKMHYK, encoded by the coding sequence TTGTGTGGCTGTCAACAACAAGACAACGCTTCTTCGAGCGCGACCGTACCGGCAAAGACCTCCATTACAGCGTTGATATGGGCTCCAGACTGGCCGGAGGAGATGCTCCAGATTGCTGCCGAATTCAGCAAGCGCAATCCGGACATACGCGTGAATGTGCAGTTCATGATTGGCAATTCGGTCGAAGAAAATATCAAGCCCCGGATCGCCTCTGGCAACTTGCCGGATCTGGTGAGCGTCAACCCGAACGCCTATGCGGCGGAATTGGCCGATCAAGGCATCCTGGCAGACGTGGGCGCCACATCGGCATGGAACAACATGCTCGCCCCGCTCAAGGCGGACTGGACCAGCCGGCAATCCAGGCGTTTTGGCATATCCGGCGGAGTGGCCACGACGCTGATCTACTACAACAAGGACATGTTCGCGAAGGCCGGGATCAAGGAACTGCCGGCCAATTTCCACGAATTCCTGATGGTTTGCGAGCAACTCAAGCTTGCGGCCTTTACACCCATCATGTGGAACGGCGGCTTCCCGAACATGCTTGGCAACGGTCCCTTCAGCTTTGGCTTTGCCAACAATGTGGTGGCTCGCGAGCCAGCCTGGAAGCAGAAAATCGGCGATGGCACGCTGGATTTGAACACGCCCCAGGTAGCCGATATCTTTGTCAGGATTTTGCTGATGGCGCAACGTGGTTTCGTACAAGAAGCATTCATGGCCACGGACTACGATGAAGGCATACGGCTGTTCAAGGAGGGCAAGGTCGCGATGGCCTTTCACGGCAGCTGGGCAGCCGGCCTTTTGCTGCACGGCAACCCCTTCGAGGTTGGCGTGTTTATTCCGCCCTGGAATGCGCCCGGCAAACGGGTGGTGCCTGTGATCGGCAGCGAAACCGGGTTTGCGGTGGGTGAGACGCCCAACAAGGCCGCAGCAATGCGTTTTCTCGAATTCATCACCGGGGAGGGATTCTCCATTATCCAAAGAAAACGCCAGAACATCCCCCAATTCAAGCAGGTCGCGGGAACGCTTGTGAGCGATCAGAAGATTGTGGACTACACCAACCTGGTCAGTCGCTATCCCGTGACCGCCAGCCCGTACTATTCGGTTCTACCCTCCAACTCAATCGAGCGGCTTCATCGATTGATGCAGGATGTGCTGATCAGGAAAATCACGCCCAGACAGGCCGCAAGACTCCTCGACGAGTCCGTCAAGAATGAAGCCAAGATGCATTACAAATGA
- a CDS encoding SgcJ/EcaC family oxidoreductase, whose amino-acid sequence MTPDERAIRDVVDTWFAASKAGDIATVLDLMTDDVIFMVAGQPPFGKKAFAAASEGMKNVKIEGAYDIQEIQVLGDWAYLRNHIRMTITPPGGSPAVRRSGYTLTILRKDADGRWRLARDANLLAAETAATPS is encoded by the coding sequence ATGACCCCAGACGAACGTGCCATCCGCGACGTAGTCGACACCTGGTTCGCCGCCAGCAAGGCCGGCGATATCGCCACCGTCCTGGACCTGATGACGGACGACGTGATCTTCATGGTCGCCGGCCAGCCGCCCTTCGGCAAGAAGGCGTTCGCGGCGGCGTCGGAAGGCATGAAGAACGTCAAGATCGAGGGCGCCTACGACATCCAGGAAATCCAGGTCCTCGGCGACTGGGCTTATCTGCGCAACCATATCCGGATGACCATCACGCCGCCTGGCGGTAGCCCCGCCGTGCGCCGCTCCGGCTATACGTTGACGATCCTGCGCAAGGACGCCGACGGGCGTTGGCGGCTTGCGCGGGATGCGAATCTGCTGGCGGCGGAAACTGCAGCGACGCCGTCATGA
- a CDS encoding aldo/keto reductase: MTFGEDWGWGASPAESEAMLSEYLERGGNFIDTANIYTLGHSEKIIGDFFAARKDRRHRSVIATKFVGNLHVGDPNGGGAGRKAMVEQCEASLRRLQTDYLDLYWIHNWDRNTPIDETMRALDDLVASGKIRYIGISDTPAWKVAQAQTVAQFRGWNRIIAMQVEYSLLERTAEGDLIPMAEEFGIGVMPWSPLKNGWLSGKYTRENIKAVTSDRAALVGMPGDEEFPVIDVLGAVAAELQVSPAAVALAWVHNRRGVASTLVGARRIDQLRANLSALDIKLTAAQIATLDAVSKPALNFPADINTNLSPSFIFAGATVDGQATQALPLVSASRVRY, from the coding sequence ATGACCTTCGGCGAAGACTGGGGTTGGGGCGCGAGCCCCGCCGAATCCGAGGCCATGCTTTCAGAGTACCTGGAGCGCGGCGGAAATTTCATTGATACGGCCAACATCTATACGCTAGGGCACTCGGAAAAAATCATCGGGGACTTCTTTGCGGCGCGCAAGGACCGCCGCCATCGCAGCGTCATTGCGACGAAGTTTGTCGGCAACCTGCATGTTGGCGATCCGAATGGCGGAGGTGCCGGACGCAAGGCGATGGTCGAGCAATGTGAAGCGTCGCTACGCCGCCTGCAGACTGATTACCTAGACCTTTACTGGATTCACAACTGGGATAGGAACACGCCGATCGACGAGACGATGCGCGCGCTCGACGACCTGGTCGCCTCCGGCAAGATCCGCTACATCGGGATCTCCGACACACCGGCCTGGAAGGTCGCGCAAGCGCAGACCGTGGCGCAGTTTCGCGGCTGGAACCGGATCATTGCGATGCAAGTGGAGTATTCGCTGCTGGAGCGAACGGCCGAAGGCGATCTGATACCGATGGCCGAAGAATTCGGCATCGGTGTCATGCCGTGGAGTCCGCTGAAGAACGGATGGTTGTCGGGCAAATACACACGGGAAAACATAAAAGCCGTGACGTCCGACCGTGCGGCGCTTGTCGGCATGCCGGGCGACGAGGAGTTTCCGGTGATCGACGTGCTGGGAGCGGTCGCGGCCGAACTTCAGGTGAGCCCCGCCGCGGTCGCCCTAGCATGGGTTCACAACCGGCGCGGCGTGGCCTCGACGCTCGTCGGCGCCCGGCGTATCGATCAACTGCGGGCCAACTTGAGTGCGCTGGACATCAAGCTCACCGCCGCGCAGATCGCGACGCTCGACGCGGTGTCGAAGCCCGCGCTCAACTTCCCCGCGGACATCAACACCAATCTTTCGCCGAGTTTTATCTTCGCCGGCGCCACGGTCGACGGACAGGCGACGCAAGCGTTGCCTCTGGTCAGCGCAAGTCGCGTTCGGTATTGA
- a CDS encoding TetR/AcrR family transcriptional regulator, giving the protein MQPDTTVTGGDKRDRILDSALILFLRYGVKRTSIDDIARQAGIAKGTVYLSFDSKAALFAAIADRLCASTLSNAEQIASDVTPPTERIVEVLDCYIGQTHRLVSQSPHIAELTASKEALATQAFETLDRQIRAVLATLLKEAGIGQDGAADMLVAAGIGTLHTGDTAAQPYRVRLSAMVKTLVTGLSCDAKA; this is encoded by the coding sequence ATGCAGCCTGACACGACCGTTACCGGCGGCGACAAACGTGACCGGATCCTCGACTCGGCGTTGATTCTGTTCCTGCGCTATGGCGTCAAGCGAACCTCCATTGACGATATCGCACGGCAGGCCGGTATCGCCAAAGGCACGGTTTATCTTTCTTTCGATTCAAAGGCCGCGCTTTTCGCTGCGATCGCTGACCGGCTTTGTGCGAGCACGCTTTCAAACGCCGAACAAATCGCAAGCGACGTCACGCCACCAACCGAGCGGATCGTAGAGGTGCTCGACTGCTATATCGGCCAAACGCATCGGCTTGTCTCGCAGTCGCCGCATATCGCCGAATTGACCGCGTCGAAGGAGGCGCTGGCGACGCAAGCGTTCGAGACCCTTGACCGGCAAATCCGAGCAGTGCTCGCTACGCTTCTCAAGGAGGCGGGGATTGGGCAGGACGGGGCCGCTGATATGCTCGTAGCAGCAGGAATCGGAACGCTTCACACGGGCGACACTGCAGCGCAGCCGTACCGAGTCCGCTTGAGCGCGATGGTAAAGACGCTAGTGACGGGCCTCTCCTGCGATGCGAAAGCATGA
- a CDS encoding NAD-dependent epimerase/dehydratase family protein — MKILVTGATGYIGGAAAKALVKRRHEVFGLARSEESAGRLRLAGITPVAGDFTDNASLIRAASGVDTIVSTASIGSLAGSAETFAQDRDAIRAMLGVVEGSGKTLIFTSGSAVLGIVNGGEATRDVFDEDVRLPLPPAVFAPASANVPPLLVEMLGAAMGARVETEKEVANASGIRGIVMRPGLVYGNGGSYDLPALIRMARAQGVAPHLGAGGTLQGYVHVDDLAELYCLAVEGAPAGAVLHGVAGEVSQRELAAAVSRMIGAGDRTASLRFEEMYAAGGPVGVSLSLNKRMSSDKTRRLLGWSPTRKDILHNIEFGSYAA, encoded by the coding sequence ATGAAGATTCTCGTGACCGGAGCGACCGGCTATATCGGTGGTGCCGCCGCCAAGGCGCTCGTCAAACGTAGACACGAGGTCTTCGGCCTCGCGCGATCGGAAGAATCCGCCGGGCGGCTTCGCCTCGCCGGAATCACCCCTGTTGCCGGCGACTTCACCGACAACGCGAGCCTGATCAGAGCGGCCAGCGGAGTCGATACCATCGTCAGTACGGCAAGCATCGGCTCACTGGCGGGCAGCGCCGAAACGTTCGCGCAGGATCGGGACGCGATTCGCGCCATGCTTGGCGTTGTCGAGGGATCGGGCAAGACCCTGATCTTCACCAGCGGCTCGGCGGTCCTTGGCATCGTCAATGGCGGCGAGGCGACGCGCGACGTATTCGATGAAGATGTGCGCCTGCCGTTGCCGCCCGCGGTCTTCGCGCCTGCATCGGCAAATGTGCCGCCACTGCTGGTCGAAATGCTCGGCGCAGCCATGGGCGCGCGCGTCGAGACGGAGAAGGAAGTGGCAAACGCCTCGGGGATCCGGGGCATCGTGATGCGTCCGGGCCTCGTTTATGGAAACGGCGGCAGCTACGACCTGCCCGCCCTCATCCGCATGGCACGCGCTCAAGGCGTCGCGCCCCACCTCGGGGCAGGCGGCACGCTGCAGGGATATGTTCATGTGGATGATCTAGCCGAACTGTATTGTCTCGCGGTCGAGGGCGCGCCCGCTGGCGCAGTGCTGCACGGCGTAGCAGGTGAAGTCAGCCAGCGGGAGCTCGCCGCGGCCGTCAGCCGCATGATCGGCGCCGGCGATCGCACAGCGAGTCTCCGGTTCGAGGAGATGTACGCTGCCGGCGGCCCGGTCGGCGTGAGCCTCTCGTTGAACAAGCGCATGTCATCAGATAAGACACGCCGTCTGCTGGGCTGGTCGCCAACCCGCAAGGACATCCTGCACAATATCGAGTTCGGGTCGTACGCCGCCTGA
- a CDS encoding AraC family transcriptional regulator: protein MDSLAELRTLIGRYAVDDLTATGLPGVLLSVSNTRTQSTHRVYEPVFALVVQGAKRASLGDRLLEYHAGQCLVVTVDLPMCGHVIKASAKEPFLAVGLTLKPAAIASLLLDTASEAPAMANPFGAAVSDATPELLDSFARLLRLLEHPEDAPVLAPMIEREILWRILTGSQGALLRQIGLADSRLSHVGRAIRWIRMHYAEMLRTEELAELAAMSVSSFHRHFRAVTAMSPLQYQKQIRLQEARSQLLTTSKDVASVGLSVGYDSASQFSREYSRLFGRPPGRDAQRLRASAMQECGATARS, encoded by the coding sequence ATGGATTCGCTCGCTGAACTTCGCACCCTGATTGGCCGCTATGCCGTCGACGACCTGACGGCAACGGGCCTGCCCGGGGTCCTCCTGTCGGTGTCGAACACGCGGACGCAGTCGACGCATCGCGTCTACGAGCCGGTATTCGCCCTGGTCGTCCAGGGAGCAAAGCGCGCGTCCCTCGGCGACAGGCTCCTCGAATATCACGCCGGACAATGCCTGGTCGTGACCGTCGATCTCCCGATGTGCGGACACGTGATCAAAGCGAGCGCGAAAGAGCCGTTTCTGGCAGTGGGCCTGACGTTGAAGCCCGCGGCCATCGCTTCGTTGTTGCTGGACACCGCTTCGGAAGCGCCAGCCATGGCAAACCCGTTCGGCGCGGCTGTCAGCGATGCGACGCCCGAACTGCTTGACTCGTTTGCGCGACTGCTGCGGCTGTTGGAGCATCCGGAAGACGCGCCCGTCCTCGCGCCGATGATCGAGCGCGAGATCTTGTGGCGGATACTCACGGGAAGCCAGGGCGCGCTACTGCGCCAGATCGGTCTTGCCGACAGCCGTCTGTCGCACGTCGGACGCGCGATTCGCTGGATCCGTATGCATTATGCAGAGATGCTGCGCACGGAAGAGCTCGCGGAACTGGCTGCGATGAGCGTGTCCTCGTTCCATCGACACTTTCGCGCCGTCACCGCCATGAGCCCGCTGCAGTATCAGAAGCAGATCAGGCTCCAGGAAGCCCGCTCACAACTGCTGACCACGTCAAAGGACGTCGCCAGCGTGGGACTTAGCGTTGGCTATGACAGCGCCTCGCAATTCAGTCGTGAGTACAGCCGGCTATTTGGCAGGCCGCCGGGGCGGGATGCGCAGAGGCTGCGAGCATCGGCCATGCAGGAATGCGGCGCAACTGCGCGATCGTGA